CAGCCTGCACCGAGGTCGGGCGTCGTGTCCAGATGTGGTTCGTGGGACGCATACGAAACGCTGATGGCACGTTCCTGAGTTGCGCCTCGCAATTCCAGTCCGGGGGCTTGAGATCCGGATCCAGCCAGTTTGCCCCTCGCCTCAGCCACTCTTGCCGGAATTCTCGTGCGGACTCGAGTGTATCGTCTTCATTCCCGAATACGGCTCCACAGCACGAGCAGAAACCGAAGCTCGGCGACCGCTGATCCTCGCCCCATGGCATATCCTCCTGAACGAGGCCGCAAATGCGACATGCGAGTCGCTCATCGCTTCTAAGTTGACTTAGATAAGAACGCGCCAGATGCTCGATGTACTCGGCATGATAGCGTACCGTATCCCAATTAGGGTTGCTCTCAAAATCCGCAATCATCTCCAGGTTGTTCGTTTGCCGCACAACCTCAGAAACCCAGCTCTCTGATGCTCCCTCTACCTGATACTGAAGCATCCGAATCTGAGGAGTGACTCTTCTGATCTCATTCGGCGACTGCTTGAGTTTCGTCGCCAAATAGAGCATCTGCTGTACTTGGCGCATGTCTCTCTCTATAATGGTCAGTGCTTTCCAGAGAAACTCGGCGACAGGACACTTCATTCATCGAACGTCATCTCCATCTGACGGGGAGACTCCAATTTCCTCGATACCCGCCCGCAGTTGTGAGGGCGAAGGCAAGTACCGCCGCCGAACGAAACGATGCGAGCAAGCCGTGCCGTGCTTGGCTATCCTCGAAATGCCCAACGCGTATAGGAGACATCCCGGCCGATGTCCGGCACAAGAAAAGAGTATCCGGCCCACTCCAATGGCTGCGGCGGAAACGCACTCACTGTAATGTCGGGTCCCATTGTCCCCAAATCTCCTCAATACGATCGCCCCGCCGAGGGGCGGGATCAACTGCGAACAGTGGAAAGGAATTCACTAGGATTCTGCACCTGCCACCGACACCTTCCCAGATCATCACATAGTCGCACTTCTCTGAATTCTGGCTAACACACTGATAAACGAATGTCCTTCCCAAGGGTGGGGGGTCTTCAAGGCGAAGCGCATTTGAATCTGGCAAGAAGTACTTGAGACAATCTTCGACAAGATAGGGATTGTCGCCCACGTGCATATTTAAGGGCCATTCTGGGTCACTATCTATTGCTTCTTCAATGATACCGAACACGCCAGTTCGAGGGTCGAATTCGAAGCGATATCCCTTGGTCTGCTTTGCCAGTTGCTCCGCGCACTCTTGCAGGCTGTCTGCGTGGATTGAGATATGATCGAACCTGACGACACCTGACGTGCCCTGATCCTCTTGAAGCACCTCAAAGTAGCCCTTTCCGATAAACGTTCGCACCTCTAAGACAACATCGCCTGTGCTTCCAGTCTCTCTCATGTTCCAGACGATCCCCCCCGCTATGTCAGCAATGCTGGCATGTACAAAATCAAGGGCAATTAGCATACTGCCTTCATCGGACTGAGCGCTAGCACAGAAGGCAGAAATCAATACAAGACAGAGTATTGCTTTCGACCGGCTGCTTCGGTGATTCTTCATTTGTTCTTGTCCTTTCTACCCTAGACCGATATCATGCCTCACGATTTCGATCTTCTCAGTGACAATCCGGTCATCAATCGTAAGGTACTGGGTCGTGTCGCCTCTGTACGTGATGAGGAGTGGATAATCGATGTCGTTTTGATAATTCTCAAATAGCCACACATCTGAAATGACATCTCCTACTGAATGGGAATCCAACCAACCTTCAATCCCCCTCTCGCAATGAAGGAAATCAGCATGCTCATCCGCAATAACTACGGCGATTCCGTGAATAGTCGGATCTTCCTCGATTGGGACATCGTCGTTGTTGACGTGCTCCTGGAGTTTAGTTTCAGAACCTACTTGCACCGTGATATATATTGTCGACCCAAGTGTGCTGGTTATCACTTCACTGATGCCCTCCCCAAATCCTAATACTCAACCCGGACCGAGTCCAGGGAGTCAGGTCACAAGCCCTTAGTGCTGGAAGCCAGCCTGATAGGCATCTCCTAATTCCCCTCCGCCGCCATGTGGCCTGCCGTGCTTTCAAGAAGCCAATGCGTCCCTGTCCTTCGCAGCTGCAGCGTGCTCACTTCGTCCGGCGTCAGTTTCCCCGATTCCTCCAGTTCCCGAATCGAGTCCGGCAGCCGACCATGGTCCAGGGCGAACTCCTGAATCGCGAGAACTGTCAGCACACGCTCCCTCGGCCACAGAGAATCGGCGTCATTGGCCGCACTCCAGTTCTTTTCCCAATTCGGGTCAGACTTCATAGCCTCCAACTGCTTGGTCAGATCCGAGATCAATGCTTCGCGGTTCTCTCGCGAAGAATTCTCCAGAATGTAGCTATGTGGCTGCGGGTGGTTCATACGAACGAACCAGTACGAGACTACGCCCGCCGCGATGACCAAGAGCATGCACGTCGCAATCACAGCAACCCGCGGCAGCCGCGAGGGCCGCAACGCTCCTTCTGTTTCGCTTGGCGTGTCGTTCTGTTCTTGGCTCAAGACAACTCCCCCGCTTCTCTCGCCACCAGGATGCCGACTTCATACCGATGTGTCGACCGGTAATGTCTGTGGGGGGGCGGGGGCTAGGACTGCGCCGACAGGAGCACATCCAGACGGATCTGCAATGCGACGTACCCGTAAAGGCCCTCTTCTGCGAAATCGTTCGGATCGATTTCATCGACAGGAACCACAATCTCCTTCACGGACTCCACAGTATCATCGTCGCAGAAATCGATGAACGCCTTGGTTCTATCATCGTTGTACCGAATGAACCCAGGCATCGGCCAGTCTTCACGATTCCAATCGGGAAGCCTCCCGATGATCGGCCAGACCTCCTTCTTCAGACCGAGATCACCGAATTGAGTTAACAAGATTGCCCCTTCCGGACCAGGCGGAATTCCGAGTGACTGCAACTCCTGAAGCGTCGAACAGCGCGGCCCAAAGAAGTACCCGAACGCAGGTCCTTTCCCACTGATCCGAGCAATCACCCCGCGCGCAAATCCCCCGTTCCGCAGCGGCACGGCGCAGCAATTTCCTTCTAGATCACTCAACTGCCGGTTTGTCTTCAATCTAGTTTCCTGCCAGCCTCCAGGTAATCGCACCGATTGGGATTCCTGGGCGAAATCGGCTGGTTCTTGTTTAGTCCACCATTCTCGAATCTGGCCTCGGGGTGTTCATCATGGATAATTTGCTCGCGTCCTCTTTGGGCTGCGTATTCGTCTGTCGTTCGATCCACCTCGAACTTGAATTCCTCAGTCTCCGGTTTACGCGCATGATCGCCTTTTCGACTTTTGAGGTTGTTCGTTCGTCCGGTTCTGACGACCTCACCAGTTTCCGGATCTTTGAGGAAATAAGTGCCCCCTTTTGGCTCTTGGGGAGGTGTCGGTGCCGAACACGGATTCACATTATGGCTCAGCACGCCGAGATCTGACACAAGGTAGCTGTGCTCAGTCTCAACCTCTATGTTGTAAACACGAGGTAATCCGTCAAGCGGAACCACGGATACGATCGAGACAGATCCCGTACTGGTTCGAAGTCGTCCGCCGACACGCAGATCTTCCGCCGGGATCCAGTTATCTTCATCCTCTGAGTAGAGCCGATGAGTTGACGTAAGAACGAGGGGCTCATCTGCGCCCTGCAGTTCTATGCTCAGAATATGCGTACTCAGCCGTGTGACTGTCGCCAAGACCACACGGCCTGGCGAATCCTCGATTTCCGGACAGGGTTCGATCGAGACAACCCAGGCGGGTCCGAAGATATCCAGTTCTGGGAATTCGAGCGTGATTTCCTTGCCCACTTCGGGCGCGGTTTCCGCGAACCACTCAGGTGACCGAAGGAGTTCGACCTCGAGCGTATCCCATCCGCCGTCGGGGTTAGGCATGTAGAGCGTAACAACTTGCCAATCCCCGTTGACTTCCGTCTCGTAGTCTTCTCCGTCTCCAATCGTTAGGACCCGATCCCCGACCTCCAGCTCTTCAATCGCAACCGGTCCGTCTGCTTGTTGGACGAGGGTGCCGGCGACGAAGCAGCCGGCGGGAGGCAGGTCATTGCCAGCCTTGATTGTGTCGTCGAGAGCCTTACCTCCATCCGTAATGCTATCGGCAGCGTCGGCGACCTCATCGGCGCTTCGAACGATTCGATTGGCATCCGAAACTTCATCGACTGCTCTTGCTGTGTTCTTGGCCGTGCGGAAAATCCCGACTGCCTCGAACGGCGCGGCAATCGCCTTCAGAGCAAAGCCTGCTGCGCCCGCGATGTCTGAGGCGCGTCCGACCTCACCTGCGACCCCCGAAACGATTTCTGTTTTCGTCATCCGATCATGGTTGACTGAGATCTCTGCGGATTCCTCTCCCAGCGAGAGAGTATCCGCAGCGAAGTGAGCACCGCCATAAACTGCGGCCCCGACCGTGTAGATCGCGAGGTCGGATTCCAGGCTATTGACGAAGCCGTCCGCACTTGCCAGGATCCTAGCTCCGCACGCTGCTGCCCAACCGCGCAACCCCCACGGGTCCACGTAGCTCCACGGGTTGTTGCCTGTGTACGTGTAGCCGTTGCCGAGGTTGAGGGGGTCGCCCCAGATGCCGATGGGGTCGCGGGTGATGAAGCGGCCGGTTTCTGGGTCGTAGTAACGGTGCCGGTAGTAGTAGAGGCCGGACTCGGTGTCGTAGCGGCGGCCGGTGAAGAAGTACGGATTCCCGTAGCTGGCTGTCGTCGGGCTGTGGGAACTGTCAAGGACCGTGGGTTCGCCGAAGGCGTCGTACCCGTAACGCTCGACGACCGCGCCGGACGAATCGAGCAGCGTGACGACGTTGCCTTGATCGTCCTGGTGGTAGTAGTACCAACCCTGATGTGCACCAGTAAGACGGTGCATGGCAAGCAAATCGTCGATGCCGTCGGAATAGACGAACTCAATCTGAGGCGTACCGGCCGACGATTGCTCCTGGATGCATTCCCACCCGTCGTACACGTACCGCGTGGTGGTTTCGTCCGTCGTCTTGGCGATCCGCCGGCCGAGGGCATCGTATCGGTAAGTCGTGACGGGGCCCGCGCG
This DNA window, taken from bacterium, encodes the following:
- a CDS encoding immunity 26/phosphotriesterase HocA family protein; this translates as MKTNRQLSDLEGNCCAVPLRNGGFARGVIARISGKGPAFGYFFGPRCSTLQELQSLGIPPGPEGAILLTQFGDLGLKKEVWPIIGRLPDWNREDWPMPGFIRYNDDRTKAFIDFCDDDTVESVKEIVVPVDEIDPNDFAEEGLYGYVALQIRLDVLLSAQS